The following are from one region of the Microbacterium paraoxydans genome:
- a CDS encoding ABC transporter substrate-binding protein: MAPTSRTPRVAAVVALGAVSAFGLAACAPAASGGGDAGGEPVTIEYMHRLPDGEGMTTVAEIVDRWNEEHPDIQVKATKFDGKASDMILKLETDIKAGNGSCLAQTGYSEVPQLYVKGLLEDVAAEAEKYEDHYSAGAFSGMRVGDAIVGLPQDTGPLVYFYNTAEFEALGLDAPATLDDLTAASATAAAAGKFVTAFTPDEAQNWLSGQAAAAGDTWFSTEGEEWKVDAEGAGSERVAAFWQGLLDGKQTLATERWGEGFTAALNNGSLIGHVGAAWEAGFLLDSLDGTPAEGQWRVAQLPDFGAGAMTGPDGGSGVSVMKGCENPEAAMEFNDWFNTQVDDLASQGLVVAAKGEVETPEKMLRQFGGQDVLAELGTATENLNPDFPYAPGFSTLANMNETAAAAAAGTATVADIFTTAQDTAVASLKDLGLPVAE; encoded by the coding sequence ATGGCACCCACCTCACGCACCCCCCGCGTCGCCGCGGTCGTCGCCCTCGGCGCGGTGTCGGCGTTCGGACTCGCGGCCTGCGCCCCGGCCGCCTCCGGGGGCGGCGACGCCGGCGGTGAGCCCGTCACCATCGAGTACATGCACCGCCTCCCCGACGGCGAGGGCATGACCACGGTCGCGGAGATCGTCGACCGCTGGAACGAGGAGCATCCCGACATCCAGGTCAAGGCCACGAAGTTCGACGGCAAGGCCAGCGACATGATCCTCAAGCTCGAGACCGACATCAAGGCCGGGAACGGTTCCTGCCTCGCGCAGACCGGATACTCCGAGGTGCCCCAGCTCTACGTGAAGGGGCTGCTGGAGGACGTCGCCGCGGAGGCCGAGAAGTACGAGGACCACTACTCGGCCGGAGCGTTCAGCGGCATGCGGGTCGGCGACGCCATCGTGGGCCTCCCGCAGGACACCGGACCCCTCGTCTACTTCTACAACACCGCGGAGTTCGAGGCGCTCGGCCTCGACGCCCCGGCGACGCTCGACGACCTGACCGCCGCCTCCGCCACGGCCGCCGCCGCCGGCAAGTTCGTCACCGCCTTCACCCCGGACGAGGCGCAGAACTGGCTCTCCGGACAGGCTGCCGCCGCCGGAGACACCTGGTTCTCCACGGAGGGCGAGGAGTGGAAGGTGGACGCCGAGGGTGCGGGCTCCGAGCGGGTCGCCGCCTTCTGGCAGGGCCTGCTCGACGGCAAGCAGACGCTCGCGACCGAGCGTTGGGGTGAGGGCTTCACGGCGGCGCTGAACAACGGCAGCCTCATCGGCCACGTCGGAGCGGCGTGGGAGGCCGGATTCCTCCTCGACTCCCTGGACGGCACCCCGGCCGAGGGGCAGTGGCGCGTCGCCCAGCTCCCCGACTTCGGCGCCGGGGCGATGACCGGCCCCGACGGCGGCTCCGGCGTCTCGGTCATGAAGGGCTGCGAGAACCCCGAGGCCGCCATGGAGTTCAACGACTGGTTCAACACGCAGGTCGACGACCTCGCCTCCCAGGGCCTCGTCGTCGCCGCGAAGGGCGAGGTGGAGACGCCTGAGAAGATGCTGCGTCAGTTCGGCGGTCAGGATGTGCTCGCCGAGCTCGGCACCGCCACCGAGAACCTCAACCCCGACTTCCCCTACGCCCCCGGCTTCTCGACGCTGGCGAACATGAACGAGACGGCCGCCGCGGCCGCCGCCGGCACCGCCACTGTCGCCGACATCTTCACGACGGCGCAGGACACCGCCGTCGCGTCGCTGAAGGACCTCGGCCTTCCGGTCGCGGAATGA
- a CDS encoding DUF3073 domain-containing protein, whose protein sequence is MGRGRQKAKHTKIARELKAYSPSVNYSALERELAHSSDSDEDAYVDKWADEYADEDEDELEKA, encoded by the coding sequence ATGGGCCGTGGCCGTCAGAAGGCGAAGCACACCAAGATCGCCCGCGAACTCAAGGCGTACAGTCCGTCGGTGAACTACTCGGCGCTGGAGCGCGAGCTCGCGCATTCGAGCGACTCCGACGAAGACGCCTACGTCGACAAGTGGGCCGACGAGTACGCGGACGAAGACGAAGACGAACTAGAGAAGGCGTAG
- a CDS encoding universal stress protein has protein sequence MTDSTSTPSDEATQNAALQKAVIVGMQLDQDPHVLDEAVRFARLLNAPLVVAHVDITRFVTYEDPDGYVHSAPIDINFDAGAAEFEAVEAAAATVLDGKGVTWTARQLVGDPALAIKQLANKLDAQLIVVGTRKRGIGESIREFFTGSVAARLAHRQHRSVLVVPLGESVPDEQKEIWPE, from the coding sequence ATGACCGACAGCACCTCCACTCCGTCCGACGAGGCCACGCAGAACGCCGCTCTGCAGAAGGCCGTGATCGTCGGGATGCAGCTCGACCAGGACCCGCACGTTCTCGATGAGGCCGTCCGCTTCGCCCGGCTGCTGAACGCACCGCTCGTGGTGGCCCACGTCGACATCACGCGCTTCGTCACCTACGAGGATCCGGACGGCTACGTGCACTCCGCTCCCATCGACATCAACTTCGACGCGGGGGCTGCCGAGTTCGAGGCCGTCGAGGCGGCAGCGGCCACGGTGCTCGACGGCAAGGGCGTCACCTGGACGGCACGTCAGCTCGTCGGCGACCCGGCGCTGGCCATCAAGCAGCTCGCGAACAAGCTCGACGCGCAGCTCATCGTCGTCGGTACCCGCAAGCGCGGTATCGGTGAATCCATCCGGGAGTTCTTCACCGGCTCGGTCGCCGCGCGCCTCGCCCATCGCCAGCACCGCTCCGTGCTCGTCGTCCCCCTGGGGGAGTCCGTGCCGGACGAGCAGAAGGAGATCTGGCCGGAGTGA
- a CDS encoding PadR family transcriptional regulator gives MSPAVFSHGDLRLYLLSLLAESPQHGYGIIQSLTDRTGGTYTPSAGTIYPRLAKLEEEGLVTKTVDGRTTIYAITEAGRAELASRQSDLADIEAGITDTVRLIANEVRQSVQEAMKSLRADLATATKDDRAAAKNRPRTAGDDARLTSREELHRADAVVNAFRARIRTDLRTHVAKGGVLPSSVVTDLENALDQAARSVTVALSQPDS, from the coding sequence ATGAGCCCCGCGGTCTTCTCCCACGGCGATCTGCGCCTGTACCTGCTGTCGCTGCTCGCGGAGTCCCCGCAGCACGGCTACGGCATCATCCAGTCCCTCACGGATCGGACCGGTGGCACGTACACGCCGAGCGCCGGCACCATCTACCCGCGCCTCGCGAAGCTCGAGGAGGAGGGGCTGGTCACCAAGACCGTCGACGGACGCACGACGATCTATGCGATCACCGAGGCCGGACGCGCCGAGCTGGCCTCGCGCCAGAGCGACCTCGCCGACATCGAGGCGGGCATCACCGACACCGTCCGCCTCATCGCGAACGAGGTGCGCCAGAGCGTGCAGGAGGCGATGAAGAGCCTTCGCGCCGACCTGGCGACAGCCACCAAGGACGACCGGGCGGCGGCGAAGAACAGGCCGCGCACCGCGGGCGACGATGCACGGCTGACCAGCCGCGAGGAGCTGCACCGCGCGGACGCCGTCGTGAACGCCTTCCGCGCCCGCATCCGCACCGACCTGCGCACCCATGTCGCCAAGGGCGGCGTCCTCCCGTCGTCGGTGGTCACCGACCTCGAGAACGCGCTGGATCAGGCCGCCCGGAGCGTGACGGTGGCGCTGAGTCAGCCGGACTCCTGA
- a CDS encoding DUF4097 family beta strand repeat-containing protein has product MTEKWLIAPGEERVIDIASATRLKVGLVGGQVDVIAHDEPGIRIEVHGVTTKDLRIESRDGEVEIDHPQLGWDNFLEVFRNFGSGGPRAEVSVAVPRSIALTLGVVSAGALVSGIRNDTRLNTVSGDIIVDTLIGDLSVNSVSGDVQIRNLTGSLSANSVSGDVAVTGAIRKATVDIVSGATLVDAAGDVNTITVNSVSGGTTVRLDESLAANYVIRSLSGRLLIDGVERSSSGPSTYNGTTGELAGRFVDLRANSVSGGVTVLRRAPQTIENDPEWEA; this is encoded by the coding sequence ATGACCGAGAAGTGGCTCATCGCCCCCGGCGAGGAACGCGTCATCGACATCGCCTCCGCGACCCGGCTCAAGGTGGGCCTCGTCGGCGGACAGGTCGACGTCATCGCCCACGACGAACCCGGCATCAGGATCGAGGTGCACGGCGTCACCACGAAGGACCTCCGGATCGAGTCCCGCGACGGCGAGGTCGAGATCGACCACCCGCAGCTCGGCTGGGACAACTTCCTGGAGGTGTTCCGGAACTTCGGCTCCGGCGGTCCGCGCGCCGAGGTGAGCGTGGCCGTCCCGCGCAGCATCGCCCTGACCCTCGGCGTCGTGAGCGCCGGCGCCCTCGTGTCCGGCATCCGCAACGACACCCGCCTGAACACCGTGTCCGGCGACATCATCGTCGACACCCTCATCGGCGACCTCAGCGTGAACTCGGTCTCCGGCGACGTGCAGATCCGCAACCTCACCGGCTCGCTCAGCGCCAACAGCGTCTCCGGCGACGTGGCCGTCACGGGCGCCATCCGCAAGGCCACGGTCGACATCGTCTCCGGCGCGACACTGGTGGACGCGGCGGGCGACGTCAACACGATCACCGTGAACTCGGTCTCCGGCGGCACCACGGTGCGGCTCGACGAGTCCCTCGCGGCGAACTACGTCATCCGTTCGCTCAGTGGCCGTCTCCTCATCGACGGCGTCGAGCGCAGCTCGTCCGGCCCGAGCACGTACAACGGCACCACCGGGGAGCTCGCGGGACGGTTCGTCGATCTCCGCGCCAACTCCGTCTCCGGAGGGGTGACGGTCCTCCGCCGCGCCCCGCAGACGATCGAGAACGACCCGGAGTGGGAAGCATGA
- a CDS encoding MerR family transcriptional regulator, which yields MDEKDWSIQEIARLAGTTSRTLRHYDDIGLLPPSRIAANGYRHYDAASLVRLQRILLLRELGLGLPQIAEVLGPSTGSGTQVRGSGTQGGGSGTQGGGSGTQGGGSAAEASALETHLALLREEQTRLARQIASVESTITALRGGENLMAENMFDGFDHTQYKQEVEDRWGKKAYADSDRWWRGMSDAERAEWQQRVSDLGRDWIAAAESGIDPASAEAQELARRHVAWLTGIPGTPAAALRQGPDAGAKAYVIGLGEMYVADPRFGANYATSAGGTRGAEFVRDALRIYAEASL from the coding sequence ATGGACGAGAAGGACTGGTCGATCCAGGAGATCGCGCGACTGGCGGGGACGACGAGCCGCACGCTGCGGCACTACGACGACATCGGGTTGCTGCCTCCGTCGCGGATCGCAGCCAATGGCTATCGGCACTACGACGCGGCGTCGCTCGTGCGGTTGCAGCGGATCCTCCTGCTGCGGGAGCTCGGGCTCGGGCTGCCGCAGATCGCGGAGGTGCTGGGCCCTTCGACAGGCTCAGGGACCCAGGTCCGCGGCTCAGGGACCCAGGGCGGGGGCTCAGGGACCCAGGGCGGGGGCTCAGGGACCCAGGGTGGGGGCTCGGCGGCGGAGGCGTCGGCGCTTGAGACGCATCTCGCGCTGCTGCGCGAGGAGCAGACCAGGCTGGCGCGGCAGATCGCGTCGGTCGAGTCCACCATCACGGCATTGAGAGGAGGTGAGAACCTCATGGCAGAGAACATGTTCGACGGCTTCGACCACACGCAGTACAAGCAGGAGGTCGAGGACCGCTGGGGGAAGAAGGCCTACGCCGACAGCGACCGCTGGTGGCGCGGGATGAGCGACGCCGAGCGTGCCGAGTGGCAGCAGCGCGTGTCCGACCTCGGACGCGACTGGATCGCCGCGGCGGAGAGCGGTATCGATCCCGCGTCCGCCGAGGCGCAGGAGCTCGCGCGCCGTCACGTGGCCTGGCTCACGGGCATCCCGGGCACTCCCGCCGCCGCGCTCCGGCAGGGACCGGACGCGGGTGCCAAGGCCTACGTCATCGGTCTCGGCGAGATGTACGTCGCAGACCCGCGCTTCGGTGCGAACTACGCGACGTCCGCGGGCGGTACGCGCGGCGCGGAGTTCGTCCGCGACGCGCTCCGCATCTACGCGGAAGCCTCCCTCTGA